The proteins below are encoded in one region of Nitrospira sp.:
- a CDS encoding lipid A 3-O-deacylase, translated as MPYLVLLLLLPSLLFGGQAWIAQAEEAADGPGFRMGTQELSLTAGYLLPHRLTDLHSTKQSGPAVMPSWTITLTDPVGSGWYRGQLAIGAEVVYLEFLEPVVSHGLGFTPKLKWTFLVSERFRPYFEFAGGPFWTDLTNQIKIKEEDSEFNFILTAGFGLSWFFSKQAALNVGYRFHHISNAGTNVPNLGLNASLPFAGFSYYY; from the coding sequence ATGCCTTATCTGGTCCTTCTGCTGCTCCTGCCATCGCTACTGTTCGGAGGTCAGGCCTGGATCGCACAAGCCGAAGAGGCTGCTGACGGACCTGGATTTCGCATGGGCACACAAGAGTTGAGCTTGACCGCCGGCTACCTGTTGCCTCACAGGCTCACGGATCTACACTCCACCAAACAGTCCGGTCCCGCCGTCATGCCATCCTGGACCATCACGCTCACCGATCCGGTTGGCTCGGGTTGGTACCGGGGACAGCTGGCCATCGGGGCCGAGGTGGTCTACCTCGAATTCCTGGAACCGGTGGTCTCCCACGGCCTGGGCTTCACCCCGAAGCTCAAGTGGACCTTCCTGGTATCCGAGCGTTTCCGGCCTTACTTCGAGTTTGCGGGAGGGCCGTTTTGGACCGACCTCACGAATCAGATCAAGATCAAGGAAGAAGATTCCGAATTTAATTTTATCCTCACGGCAGGATTCGGCCTCTCCTGGTTCTTCAGCAAGCAGGCCGCCCTGAACGTGGGGTACCGGTTCCATCACATCAGCAATGCCGGGACGAATGTCCCGAACCTAGGGCTGAATGCGAGTTTGCCGTTTGCCGGCTTTTCCTACTACTACTGA
- a CDS encoding hydrolase, producing MASAFAHAVAATALGTLMGVPWRLWGVLSLGVICAIVPDLDSVGFWFGIPYEHPLGHRGLSHSIVFAAFMSWCLVRFGFRDRSRGEQHRLGWFLFLATASHGVLDAMTNGGLGVAFFAPFDNTRYFFSFRPIEVSPLEPQKFFTRRGVGILATEVVWVGIPSVAVMLGVTMWRRRCARMAQTSSVIQDLGVRRVTESASPAAGASEKSNN from the coding sequence ATGGCTTCTGCCTTTGCACATGCCGTTGCCGCGACGGCGCTCGGAACCCTCATGGGAGTGCCATGGCGTTTGTGGGGAGTGTTGAGTCTTGGAGTGATCTGCGCCATCGTCCCCGATCTGGATTCCGTTGGCTTTTGGTTTGGAATTCCCTATGAGCATCCGCTCGGACACCGAGGACTGTCCCATTCGATTGTCTTCGCCGCGTTTATGAGTTGGTGCCTGGTGCGGTTCGGTTTCCGGGATCGCTCACGAGGCGAGCAGCACCGGTTAGGATGGTTCCTCTTCTTGGCGACGGCTTCGCATGGGGTCTTGGATGCCATGACCAATGGTGGGCTTGGTGTAGCGTTCTTCGCCCCCTTCGACAATACACGTTACTTTTTTTCGTTTCGTCCCATCGAAGTGTCGCCGCTCGAGCCGCAGAAGTTTTTCACCCGGCGCGGAGTAGGAATTCTGGCGACGGAGGTGGTATGGGTCGGGATCCCGTCGGTGGCGGTCATGCTGGGTGTGACGATGTGGCGCCGGCGATGTGCCAGGATGGCTCAAACCTCCAGCGTCATCCAAGACCTCGGTGTCCGACGCGTCACAGAATCAGCGAGCCCCGCCGCGGGGGCCAGCGAGAAGAGCAACAATTAG